Part of the Mycolicibacterium mageritense genome is shown below.
GTAGTCCTTGGTGTACGTGCGACTCCCCTGAACTACACGGCCGTATGCCGCCTTGTGTGCCGCCAGCCCGTAGTAAACAACGAAGACCGCCTCGACCTCCCGCTCAGCCATCAAAATTTCCCGATGATGATGGACTCCGGTGACTGCTTGGCCTCGACAGTTCGCCCTACCTGAGCCGACAGTGCCCTGTGTGTCGTGAACGTGACCATGTCGGCGAATCCAAACAGATCACGCACGCCGGGGGTATCACGATTGCTCATGACCCATTGAACACCTTGTGCAGTAAGGGTTTTGCAGATTGCAACGAGATCGTCGAGGTCGCATTCGTCGAACACCTTAGCGGTGTACTTGTTGAACTTCGAGGTGGGCTCCGTCTCGTCGGCATTGGTGAAGATCGGCAAGTACGGTGGGTCCAGGTAAACGAAGTCGCCGGGTTTCACCTCCGCAAGCGCCGTTCGGAAGTCACGCTGGCAGATGACGACCCCTTCCAGCGTGCACTTGATCTGTTCCAGCACAACCGGATCGAATCCCTTGAAGGTGCGATCTCCCCACGGCGCATTCATGGTTCCAGTCTTCGAGTTCTCCCTCCACAGATGGTTCCACGACGTGGCATTGAGGTAGAGGAATCGGGCTGCCTTTTCGACGGGGTCGGCGGGAGACTCGGCTCGAACCTGGTAATAGAGGTCCTTCGAATCGTTGGCCCGATACCAATCGAGCCACGGCACGAGAGACTCTGGTTGGTCGCGCATCGCGATCCAGGCACTCACAAGGTGCTCGTTGAGGTCGCTCAGGTATGCCGATCCAGAGATTCGGTCCCGGACCGCCAAGAAGACACTCCCACCGCCGACGAACGGCTCGTGGTAGTTGGCGATCTGCGCTGGAAAGTGCGGTAGCAATTTCGCCAGCAGGCGAGTCTTGCCCCCGGCCCACCGAATGAACGGCTTGGGCGCAACCGCGGGATCGGCGCACACCGATTCGACCGTCGTCACCAGACACTCCCTTCGACCCGTTCACCCTAATGGCTGCCACTGCCTGCCGATGTAACTACGCCTCCCCGACAAAACTGTCACCCTGTCGTGGCCGAAGCCTGAGCCATGCGGTAGCACCTCGCCGATCTGCTGCGCGGAGGTCGCATCGGTGCTTGGGGAGGTGGTCCGGGCGGCGAAAGCATCCAGCGCCTTAAGGCACACCTCTACAGATAACTCTGTATCTGATGATCGACCGATGGCAATAGGCATCAGTGGAATACAGTCAGATACATCGCTACCGACCTACAGATAACGTATTCGAAGTAGCGGTGCAGGTCGGCGGTCGCCGATCCGACGCCACTGATGTGGATGTCGACGTCCACCACCGAGCCCTCCTTGGTGGCCTCGCGGACGGCCAACCGGATCTGCTCGGCACGCGCGGCGCCGGCGCGCCCCCAGGAGTCCTCGTCCCCGTAGACCAGCAGCCGCGTGGCATGCCCGTCCGGCGAGCACAGCAGCTGCAACACCCGTTGGAAGCGGGGATCTTTCAACGCGCTGCCCGGTAGATAGAACCCGCCTTCCGCGGTGCCCGCGAAGTCGCTGCCAAGCCCGGTGAGGTAGTCCGTCATCTGCTGCAACTGCGGCATCAGTCCGTCCATCGTGGCGGTCAGCGTGTCCACGAGCTCCCGAAGGTCCGCGACCGCACCACGCATCGTGGCCACCGCGTCGGTCGCACCGGCCAACGACCTGCCTGCGTCGGCCGCCCCGGCATCGAACTTTCCGGTCGCGTCGGAGAGTTTCCCGGTGCCGGACAGCATTCCGTCGATCGGTGCGACGATGCGCTGCACCG
Proteins encoded:
- a CDS encoding DNA adenine methylase; this translates as MTTVESVCADPAVAPKPFIRWAGGKTRLLAKLLPHFPAQIANYHEPFVGGGSVFLAVRDRISGSAYLSDLNEHLVSAWIAMRDQPESLVPWLDWYRANDSKDLYYQVRAESPADPVEKAARFLYLNATSWNHLWRENSKTGTMNAPWGDRTFKGFDPVVLEQIKCTLEGVVICQRDFRTALAEVKPGDFVYLDPPYLPIFTNADETEPTSKFNKYTAKVFDECDLDDLVAICKTLTAQGVQWVMSNRDTPGVRDLFGFADMVTFTTHRALSAQVGRTVEAKQSPESIIIGKF